The proteins below come from a single Nitrosospira sp. Is2 genomic window:
- a CDS encoding SRPBCC family protein codes for MRNASFLLFMWSMLFASGLSADSLKGKDIEVEVNIAGENIIIDLNFAVAATQQEVWDVLTDFDRMADFVSNLKESKVVSVSEARLTIFQRGAGTYGPLSYPFESTREVRLIPYHEIRSHLISGNMRKLDGATYLIDEGGQTRVIHRTNAIPKIWIPAAVGKVFIQHEMREQFNEMRNEIIKRKKVDLKERDMRKTREQ; via the coding sequence ATGAGAAACGCTTCCTTCTTGCTATTCATGTGGTCAATGCTATTTGCGTCGGGGTTGTCCGCAGATTCCCTAAAGGGTAAGGACATTGAAGTTGAGGTAAACATAGCTGGAGAAAACATTATTATTGACCTTAATTTTGCGGTGGCGGCAACCCAGCAGGAGGTCTGGGACGTGCTGACCGACTTCGACCGCATGGCTGATTTTGTCTCCAACTTGAAGGAGAGCAAGGTGGTCAGTGTTTCTGAAGCCAGGCTTACGATTTTTCAGCGCGGCGCTGGGACCTACGGCCCTCTGAGCTATCCGTTCGAGTCAACGCGGGAAGTAAGATTGATTCCTTACCATGAAATACGGTCGCACCTGATCAGTGGCAATATGCGCAAATTGGACGGTGCTACTTATCTGATTGACGAAGGCGGACAAACCCGTGTGATCCATCGCACTAATGCGATCCCGAAAATCTGGATTCCTGCGGCAGTGGGAAAGGTCTTCATCCAGCATGAGATGCGGGAGCAGTTCAACGAAATGCGAAATGAAATAATCAAGAGAAAGAAGGTGGATCTTAAAGAAAGGGACATGAGGAAAACACGTGAACAATGA
- a CDS encoding thermonuclease family protein — protein MGITDGDTLTVLTASKRQHEIRLAEIDAPDNVQPFGAKSRQSLSDLCFGKEAEVPPRVKDRHQRIVARVKCAGVDANAEQVNRGMAWVYRRYAKDHDLYVLEHGAKVGKRGLWADSSPTPPWQWRKNSNVRQT, from the coding sequence GTGGGCATAACAGATGGGGACACCTTAACAGTCCTGACCGCATCAAAGCGGCAACACGAGATACGCCTGGCTGAGATAGATGCCCCAGATAATGTCCAGCCGTTCGGGGCAAAGTCGAGGCAGTCCCTCTCTGATCTATGTTTCGGCAAGGAGGCGGAAGTCCCCCCACGTGTAAAAGACCGTCATCAGCGAATCGTAGCCCGTGTCAAATGTGCTGGCGTTGATGCCAATGCAGAACAGGTTAATCGCGGCATGGCCTGGGTGTATCGGCGCTACGCAAAGGACCACGATCTGTATGTGCTGGAGCACGGGGCAAAAGTAGGAAAGCGGGGACTATGGGCGGATTCTTCCCCTACTCCGCCTTGGCAATGGCGAAAGAACAGCAATGTGCGGCAGACTTGA
- a CDS encoding FxDxF family PEP-CTERM protein — protein sequence MKKTLKYALLLAGMTSLPAMAHVGYSGRNFGTFDGTSATSTLSGQGVTGNYGWIDGTDADYGDAHKTLPYRFTLLNPTDVTLTFQQATSTVTDHSGNTSTSQLGLIPGFSLYQGLAHLAPLNADTDTSAISKANRPANTEGAFRALDDIKIGNDPDTANGIPAALSFLKYIGHAYDGAASGSVSGFDGVADGKVSHTFSNLAAGDYSVFVGGSDYLAQEISNPNILTKYGVSGTLVAGVVPEPETYAMLLAGLGLMGAVLRRRRPLKNS from the coding sequence ATGAAAAAAACTTTAAAGTACGCATTGCTTCTCGCCGGCATGACTTCATTGCCGGCAATGGCTCACGTGGGTTATTCGGGGCGTAACTTCGGTACGTTCGATGGTACTTCGGCGACCTCCACCCTATCCGGGCAAGGTGTTACCGGGAATTATGGCTGGATCGACGGCACCGACGCGGACTATGGCGATGCCCATAAAACGCTGCCCTACCGGTTCACGTTGCTCAACCCCACGGATGTAACACTTACGTTTCAACAAGCGACATCCACAGTTACGGATCATAGCGGAAACACCTCGACGTCCCAGCTAGGGCTGATACCCGGCTTTTCGCTCTATCAGGGGCTCGCTCATCTTGCCCCACTGAACGCGGATACAGACACATCCGCTATCTCCAAGGCAAACCGGCCGGCTAACACGGAAGGTGCATTCAGAGCATTGGACGATATTAAGATCGGCAATGACCCGGACACCGCCAATGGGATTCCGGCAGCCCTGAGCTTTCTGAAATATATCGGCCATGCCTATGATGGTGCTGCGAGTGGGTCGGTCTCCGGTTTTGACGGTGTCGCTGATGGCAAGGTCTCCCACACCTTCTCGAATCTGGCAGCCGGGGATTACTCGGTATTTGTGGGCGGGTCGGACTATCTGGCTCAGGAGATCTCGAATCCTAATATTCTAACCAAGTACGGCGTTAGTGGCACATTGGTGGCTGGCGTAGTACCCGAACCAGAAACCTACGCCATGCTGCTCGCCGGCCTGGGGCTGATGGGCGCAGTTTTACGCAGACGCCGTCCATTGAAAAATAGCTAG
- a CDS encoding TonB-dependent receptor domain-containing protein yields MGGPRLGIVMNDSLEEAGANHGTDPATSYIQPDARDHVTVVKGPNSVLYGSSMGGLIIFNETPKKFEKPDVRARLVGGLGSFGRRDLTADVTIGASLVQLRGISSFNRGDNYKDGSGQKFFSFFKRNSNKLIATFTPTKDITAEFSAEQGDAQVAFPAFSLMGDGIHFKRAILGSRFTVANISEKFRKLELQIYDRNLDHHMDNFTLRPVTVDILNPVPSGPLITNTNRRTLVQTFRGRSARTVDTFDLNAKTEGVIGYEHKDEKFAGDNQTAGTLCIITSCTTSRIFVPFYDLHTITNSAFSEVTYTVNPTTTIKAGARRDYFNTHSGELTTFLGAPLPTSNSQRDDITNSDFIRIEKEILSGATAFISLADGERPASNLERSSFNGFNLKKEKNREINIGLTVTKSAWQGSVTVFGSRIDDYILVSQGINSQNVDVDRVGTEFDVTKLITPQWRLFGNLAWIRAENLAIMGRALCRLRKRHLSIAGLASFFSREPSPLP; encoded by the coding sequence CTGGGTGGGCCTCGCCTGGGTATCGTCATGAACGACAGCCTGGAGGAGGCGGGCGCCAACCACGGGACTGACCCGGCCACGTCCTATATCCAGCCGGACGCCCGCGACCACGTCACGGTAGTGAAAGGACCCAATAGCGTCCTGTACGGCTCCAGCATGGGCGGGCTTATCATATTCAATGAGACACCGAAAAAGTTTGAGAAGCCTGATGTACGCGCTCGATTGGTGGGTGGCTTGGGCAGTTTCGGCCGCCGCGATTTGACGGCGGACGTAACGATCGGGGCTTCCTTGGTCCAGTTGCGAGGTATCTCGAGTTTTAACCGGGGCGACAACTACAAGGACGGCTCGGGTCAGAAATTCTTTTCTTTCTTCAAACGCAACTCAAATAAGCTGATCGCGACATTTACACCCACAAAAGACATTACTGCCGAGTTCAGTGCGGAACAGGGTGACGCTCAGGTTGCGTTCCCCGCATTTTCACTGATGGGCGATGGGATTCACTTCAAACGAGCAATCTTGGGAAGCCGTTTTACGGTGGCAAATATTTCAGAGAAATTCAGGAAACTGGAATTGCAGATTTATGACCGGAATCTCGATCACCATATGGACAACTTTACCCTCCGACCGGTAACAGTGGACATACTTAATCCAGTTCCATCTGGACCACTCATCACCAATACCAATCGCAGAACCTTGGTGCAGACTTTCAGGGGACGCTCCGCGCGAACTGTTGACACATTCGATCTGAACGCTAAAACAGAGGGCGTGATTGGCTACGAACACAAGGATGAAAAATTCGCCGGTGATAACCAGACGGCGGGAACGCTGTGCATCATCACCTCCTGCACTACCAGTAGAATATTTGTTCCTTTCTATGATCTTCACACAATCACCAATTCCGCATTCTCAGAGGTGACGTATACCGTGAATCCCACTACCACTATTAAGGCGGGTGCGCGGCGAGACTATTTTAATACCCACTCGGGAGAGCTGACCACCTTCCTTGGCGCGCCGCTGCCTACTTCAAATAGCCAGCGCGATGATATAACCAATAGCGACTTCATTCGCATTGAAAAGGAGATCCTGTCCGGCGCCACCGCTTTCATCTCTCTGGCAGACGGGGAGCGTCCGGCCAGCAATCTGGAACGCTCGAGTTTTAATGGATTCAATCTCAAAAAAGAAAAAAACCGCGAAATAAATATAGGGCTAACTGTAACTAAATCCGCATGGCAAGGATCAGTCACGGTGTTCGGCAGCCGCATCGATGATTACATTCTGGTTAGCCAGGGCATTAACTCACAAAACGTGGATGTAGACCGCGTTGGCACCGAGTTTGATGTGACCAAGCTGATTACGCCTCAGTGGAGGCTGTTTGGCAATCTTGCCTGGATAAGGGCTGAGAATCTGGCCATTATGGGTAGGGCTCTGTGCCGCTTGCGCAAACGCCACCTCTCGATAGCAGGTTTGGCCTCATTTTTCAGCAGGGAACCTTCTCCCTTACCTTGA
- a CDS encoding TonB-dependent receptor, whose protein sequence is MKQDRIDTGYGNSLGIDNPTPTPGFETANMSMTWKPIKKAQLSMGIENIFDRTYYEHLSQRIRDAPPGFVNFGRVHEPGRALWFRVVFNM, encoded by the coding sequence ATGAAACAGGACCGTATCGACACCGGCTATGGTAATTCGCTTGGCATTGATAACCCCACGCCTACACCGGGATTTGAAACGGCGAATATGTCCATGACCTGGAAACCCATCAAGAAGGCTCAGCTGAGCATGGGGATTGAAAATATCTTCGATCGCACATACTACGAACACCTTAGCCAAAGGATCAGGGACGCCCCGCCAGGGTTTGTCAATTTCGGCCGGGTTCATGAGCCCGGACGAGCGCTGTGGTTCAGAGTTGTCTTTAACATGTAA
- a CDS encoding amidohydrolase family protein — protein sequence MLKHIPCKSVTQTLFCLYLILSFVASAPVAAKEPPDAPILLHAARVFDGSNMRANTSVLVINGKVAEINTRNSFKSNPARTIDLGDATILPGFIELHAHLAFQNIPAITVLKHGITTLRDMGGPVHMPYGGDGSLRVLTSGPIITAPGGYPIPMMGEKNIARAVSTEKEARDTVRDLINGGAVVIKIALEPGGEQGAPWSSSHGHSHGAAHNHHSGHSHHDISDAQQTHIHDKPARDASQSKKTWPLLPENIVKAIVDEAHKNNRKVTAHIAEEQGAQIAINAGIDEWAHVPCDIIPETLLKKAVEQNVKIVTTLDTLSKCSGIAANASTWAALGGEFLYGAEVAHPDIPWGIDVQELIYMRQMARMDLTDILRAATSKAGEHLNFPLLGTLQQGAPADIIAVKGNPAHNLKILEYPDLVLSGGKIIVNNFD from the coding sequence ATGCTAAAGCATATACCCTGCAAATCTGTCACACAGACGCTTTTCTGCTTGTATTTGATTCTGAGTTTCGTTGCCTCCGCCCCCGTTGCCGCCAAAGAGCCCCCCGATGCACCCATTCTCCTGCATGCGGCGCGGGTTTTTGACGGCAGCAACATGAGAGCGAATACTTCGGTATTGGTGATAAATGGAAAGGTCGCAGAAATCAACACCCGCAACTCGTTCAAGTCCAACCCCGCGCGCACCATTGATCTAGGCGATGCAACCATACTGCCTGGCTTTATCGAATTGCACGCGCATCTCGCATTTCAGAATATTCCGGCCATCACCGTTCTGAAGCATGGAATTACAACTCTTCGCGATATGGGTGGGCCGGTGCATATGCCGTACGGGGGAGATGGAAGCTTGCGTGTTCTCACTTCGGGACCGATTATTACGGCACCCGGCGGATATCCCATCCCCATGATGGGAGAAAAAAATATCGCCAGGGCAGTTTCCACGGAGAAAGAAGCCAGGGATACAGTTCGCGATCTGATCAATGGCGGTGCGGTCGTCATCAAGATCGCGCTTGAGCCCGGCGGCGAACAGGGCGCCCCTTGGTCGTCCAGTCACGGTCATAGTCATGGTGCTGCCCACAACCACCACTCCGGTCATTCGCACCATGACATATCGGATGCACAACAGACGCACATCCATGATAAGCCCGCCCGCGATGCTTCCCAATCAAAGAAAACCTGGCCGCTGCTGCCTGAAAATATTGTAAAGGCAATTGTGGATGAAGCACATAAGAACAACCGTAAGGTAACTGCACATATTGCCGAAGAACAAGGTGCGCAAATTGCCATCAATGCAGGCATCGATGAATGGGCTCACGTGCCTTGTGACATCATTCCCGAAACATTATTGAAAAAGGCAGTGGAGCAAAACGTAAAAATAGTCACGACATTGGACACCTTATCGAAATGTTCGGGTATTGCTGCTAATGCCAGTACCTGGGCGGCACTGGGGGGTGAATTTTTATACGGCGCAGAAGTGGCGCATCCGGACATCCCCTGGGGTATCGATGTGCAGGAGCTTATATATATGAGGCAAATGGCGAGGATGGACCTTACAGATATTCTGCGTGCCGCGACATCGAAGGCAGGCGAGCACCTGAATTTCCCACTATTGGGTACCCTACAACAGGGTGCGCCCGCCGACATTATTGCAGTGAAAGGCAATCCTGCTCATAACCTGAAAATTCTGGAATACCCTGATCTTGTTCTTTCGGGCGGCAAGATCATAGTTAACAACTTTGACTAA
- a CDS encoding glucuronyl hydrolase, producing MHLMKEGSSNEQAQMLSREEVLKALESLIRRMDTIDAQCKDGFPLYSPGSTDQWTVSPGGSWVGGFWSGWWWLRARVTGSISDKCKAAEICARLSSKIAADSINRCLIFWYGAALGDLWFGDISARLTVKESIAAIGASYDRQINCVPLGTGMGGGVEGNQCVTIDTLASLIQLLNRGEHSVYPHISRCHAETILDTCFTKNGAFHTAAHLRAGRLRATDRAGMWSRGQAWGMLGLSRAAAQWGEPYVTYAQSACRYWRQSRHNLLAPNRLDDPSGPPDHSSSVIASLAMLVLADLVPAGYEWRLYAHQQITAVTLSTYFIGFEENHGREKYKEGKAQGIFWGCCYKTNRGHDELVESAWGSFLLMEALCVLADIIEPSDC from the coding sequence ATGCATCTAATGAAAGAAGGAAGCAGCAACGAACAAGCACAGATGCTGAGCCGCGAAGAAGTGCTAAAGGCGCTTGAGTCGTTAATTCGTCGCATGGACACCATTGACGCTCAGTGCAAGGATGGTTTTCCGCTTTATTCCCCAGGATCCACCGACCAATGGACCGTCTCTCCGGGAGGTTCGTGGGTTGGCGGCTTCTGGAGCGGATGGTGGTGGCTGCGCGCGCGAGTCACGGGGTCAATATCGGATAAATGCAAAGCTGCCGAAATCTGCGCGCGCTTATCGTCCAAGATCGCTGCCGATTCCATCAATCGCTGCCTGATTTTCTGGTATGGCGCGGCGCTCGGGGATCTCTGGTTCGGCGACATCAGCGCACGCTTGACGGTAAAAGAATCCATCGCGGCGATTGGGGCCTCCTACGATCGACAAATCAATTGCGTTCCGCTTGGTACCGGCATGGGTGGAGGCGTGGAAGGAAATCAATGCGTCACGATAGACACCCTTGCGTCCTTGATCCAGCTTCTCAACCGCGGTGAGCACAGCGTCTATCCTCATATCTCGCGCTGTCATGCCGAAACCATACTGGATACCTGCTTTACCAAGAACGGCGCGTTTCATACAGCGGCACACCTCCGCGCAGGGCGTCTAAGAGCAACCGATCGGGCGGGTATGTGGTCTCGCGGTCAAGCGTGGGGAATGTTGGGGTTAAGTCGAGCCGCAGCGCAATGGGGCGAGCCCTACGTGACTTATGCCCAATCCGCATGTCGCTACTGGCGGCAGTCGCGCCATAACCTGCTGGCGCCCAACCGGTTGGATGATCCGTCGGGTCCTCCCGATCATTCGTCTTCCGTGATCGCATCCCTGGCAATGCTTGTCCTGGCCGATCTTGTCCCTGCTGGGTATGAATGGCGTCTTTACGCCCATCAGCAGATTACCGCGGTCACTCTCAGCACGTACTTCATAGGCTTCGAGGAAAATCACGGCCGGGAAAAATATAAAGAGGGGAAAGCCCAGGGAATATTTTGGGGCTGCTGTTACAAAACCAATCGTGGACACGATGAACTGGTCGAGTCGGCATGGGGCAGTTTTTTGCTCATGGAGGCGCTCTGTGTTCTGGCCGATATCATTGAGCCAAGCGATTGCTAG
- a CDS encoding alginate export family protein encodes MVKVNHQKWLQSLIPWVSAAIIFVFLTSDAWAGDGSKPLGHINPYLRMTGELYGSYEAWDFFRPSPAINNDNSYDLWALRARLGALLTTSYVDGYAQAQYVGLYGLPNDAVASPGGPLGLGAAYFQANQSTNVSNIFLRQAHLDFKFSSLGVPGAFLKIGRFEFMDGMEYKTGNEKFDSLKRSRVAQRLLASNIVHVGRTFDGFAAVYDQAGFNMTMTATRPTQGGFTAEGQSQISDINLFYAAVTSKKDVLLPGTEGRIFYVNYDDKRNTQVVDNRAAADRPRLDSQNLNIHTVGAHLLTLHQLKGGSADALLWGAYQFGDWTNQKHQAWAIAAEAGYQWSAAAFKPWLRALYFVSSGDDDATDVKHKTFFSLLPNGRGYVKFPFYNLMNMQDAYIQLNLSPTPQTRVTIDLHHLSLTSSSDLFYKGLGPTMKSGAFGYSGQSSAGSSDVGQSLDISFTHTLTKALSWRFYYGHAFGGTVFRSIYQGKKDADMVYLDFNLVF; translated from the coding sequence GTGGTGAAAGTTAATCATCAGAAATGGTTGCAATCGTTAATTCCGTGGGTGTCAGCCGCCATCATATTTGTATTTCTGACCAGCGATGCCTGGGCCGGGGACGGGAGCAAGCCACTAGGTCATATCAACCCATACCTGCGCATGACTGGCGAGCTTTACGGCAGCTACGAAGCATGGGATTTCTTTCGCCCAAGCCCCGCAATAAACAATGACAATTCCTATGATTTGTGGGCGTTGCGAGCCAGGCTCGGTGCATTGCTCACTACTTCATATGTTGACGGTTATGCGCAAGCCCAATATGTCGGTTTATACGGTCTCCCGAATGATGCGGTTGCGTCCCCCGGCGGCCCGCTTGGCCTCGGCGCCGCCTATTTCCAGGCAAATCAATCCACCAATGTGAGTAATATTTTTTTAAGGCAGGCTCATCTTGACTTCAAATTCAGTTCGCTGGGCGTCCCGGGAGCGTTTCTGAAGATTGGCAGATTCGAATTTATGGATGGCATGGAATACAAGACGGGCAATGAGAAATTCGACAGCCTTAAAAGATCTCGTGTCGCTCAGCGTCTTCTGGCCTCGAATATTGTCCACGTAGGTCGAACCTTCGACGGATTTGCGGCGGTTTATGATCAAGCCGGCTTCAATATGACAATGACCGCTACTCGCCCAACTCAAGGCGGCTTTACTGCCGAAGGGCAAAGCCAGATCAGTGATATCAACCTATTCTATGCAGCGGTAACGAGTAAGAAGGATGTACTGTTGCCCGGAACCGAAGGCCGGATTTTCTATGTGAACTACGATGACAAGCGCAACACGCAGGTTGTGGATAATCGCGCCGCCGCCGATCGGCCCCGTCTTGATAGTCAAAACCTGAATATCCATACCGTTGGTGCACACTTGCTGACGCTTCATCAACTGAAAGGGGGCAGCGCAGACGCTTTACTTTGGGGGGCCTACCAGTTCGGCGATTGGACAAATCAGAAGCATCAAGCCTGGGCCATCGCTGCAGAGGCAGGTTATCAATGGTCTGCTGCAGCCTTCAAGCCATGGCTCCGCGCGCTCTACTTTGTCAGCTCAGGCGACGATGACGCGACGGACGTTAAGCATAAAACTTTCTTTTCCCTCCTTCCAAACGGTCGTGGCTATGTCAAATTCCCTTTCTACAATCTGATGAATATGCAGGATGCGTACATACAGCTGAATTTGTCGCCCACCCCGCAAACCAGGGTAACCATAGACCTGCATCATCTGTCGCTCACCAGTTCCAGCGATCTGTTCTACAAGGGCTTGGGTCCTACGATGAAATCGGGAGCCTTTGGCTATTCGGGGCAGTCTTCCGCGGGCAGTAGCGATGTAGGTCAATCGCTCGACATCAGTTTCACGCATACCCTTACTAAAGCCTTATCGTGGAGATTCTATTACGGGCACGCGTTCGGCGGCACTGTCTTCAGAAGCATTTATCAGGGGAAAAAAGACGCGGACATGGTCTACCTGGATTTCAACCTCGTATTTTGA
- a CDS encoding alpha/beta hydrolase, giving the protein MEFISSKDEVPIACWRSGAGRPLLLVHGTSGDHFAWSPVLAALEQHFCVWTIDRRGRGRSGDRHDYALERESEDIAAVIDAIGQPVHLLGHSFGGLCALEAALLTSNIDSLLLYEPSISLAGSGWSPEFDTHLQALLDSGNREEALLFFFREIVKSPPHELAALQAGPSWPGRLAAAHTIHRELRSISHYTFEPNRFTALGIPALLLLGGESPHRRHLIAEMLHRSLSPSQTAVLKGQQHSAMRSAPDLFVREILTFLHLHGGSTLAVAGCNC; this is encoded by the coding sequence ATGGAATTCATTTCTTCCAAGGATGAGGTTCCCATCGCGTGTTGGCGTAGCGGCGCCGGTAGACCCTTGTTACTTGTGCATGGCACGTCTGGAGATCACTTTGCGTGGTCCCCGGTATTGGCCGCGCTCGAACAGCACTTCTGCGTCTGGACCATTGATCGGCGAGGACGTGGACGCAGCGGCGACCGCCACGACTACGCTCTTGAGCGCGAAAGCGAAGATATCGCCGCTGTCATTGACGCCATAGGCCAGCCGGTGCATCTTCTCGGACATTCTTTTGGAGGGCTGTGTGCCCTGGAAGCGGCACTTCTGACCTCCAACATTGACTCGCTTCTCCTCTACGAACCGTCCATTTCGCTTGCTGGCAGCGGTTGGTCGCCTGAATTCGACACACACCTGCAAGCCCTGCTCGATTCAGGAAACCGGGAAGAAGCGCTTCTGTTTTTTTTTCGCGAAATCGTCAAATCACCGCCCCATGAGCTTGCTGCCCTGCAAGCGGGACCGAGCTGGCCAGGACGCCTGGCCGCTGCTCATACGATTCATCGCGAATTGCGGAGTATCAGCCATTACACTTTTGAACCGAACCGTTTCACGGCGCTCGGAATTCCGGCCCTGCTCCTCCTTGGCGGCGAAAGCCCACATCGCCGCCACCTTATCGCCGAGATGCTTCATCGATCCCTATCTCCCAGTCAGACTGCGGTTCTCAAGGGACAACAGCACAGCGCGATGCGAAGCGCACCCGATTTATTCGTTCGTGAAATCCTGACATTTTTACATCTTCACGGTGGAAGTACGCTGGCCGTGGCTGGCTGCAACTGCTAA
- a CDS encoding MFS transporter: MMAIWFRVVLVLAMAMPMLVLYAISALGPFLTLDLHFKPESLGYLLMNSFGLAAVLSLWAGAFVDRVGTRYSLIVLFSTIAFAFTLIATAQNFYGLLVATAICGVAQALANPVTNLLITQQVPPEKKAKAVGLKQAGVQLAALFAGLVLPGIALRYGWQTAFGLIVPVAVLLGIAAPLFTPGKHSGTNRGFSLSPPNSLLMWLIVTQFCVGVSLSAFVTFLPTFAARQGMPLSLAGSLIAVFGVMGVISRIVLTPIGAKLKDESALLLLLIAIAACAIAVTMHADLENHWLLWIGAASMGLTAAGTNAIAMSMLVRDPKFGPVTITSGYVSVGFFSGFALGPPLFGVLSSSSPDMSSGWVVLIGVLMAACLTVLALASARRRKTQALAVAASHGQRTSTVKM, encoded by the coding sequence ATGATGGCTATCTGGTTTCGCGTTGTACTGGTTCTTGCCATGGCCATGCCCATGCTGGTTTTATATGCGATCAGCGCGCTCGGGCCATTCCTCACCCTGGACCTTCACTTCAAGCCCGAGTCGCTCGGCTACCTGCTAATGAACTCGTTCGGTCTGGCAGCCGTTTTATCGCTATGGGCGGGTGCGTTCGTCGATCGGGTTGGTACGCGTTATTCGCTGATCGTACTTTTCTCGACTATCGCATTTGCGTTTACCCTGATCGCAACGGCGCAAAATTTTTATGGTCTGCTGGTCGCCACCGCTATTTGCGGGGTCGCTCAGGCTCTCGCAAATCCGGTAACAAATTTACTGATCACGCAACAAGTTCCCCCGGAGAAAAAAGCAAAAGCTGTGGGGCTGAAACAAGCTGGAGTTCAGCTCGCGGCTCTCTTCGCGGGTCTGGTGCTCCCAGGCATTGCATTACGATATGGCTGGCAGACCGCATTCGGGCTGATTGTTCCGGTGGCAGTGTTACTCGGTATAGCGGCCCCGCTCTTTACGCCCGGGAAACATAGCGGAACAAACAGGGGCTTCTCGCTCTCGCCTCCAAATTCGCTGTTAATGTGGTTAATCGTTACCCAGTTTTGCGTTGGCGTTTCGCTCTCTGCTTTTGTCACGTTTTTACCAACTTTTGCCGCCCGGCAAGGTATGCCGCTATCGCTGGCTGGCTCTCTAATTGCCGTTTTCGGTGTTATGGGAGTGATTTCCCGGATTGTATTGACACCAATAGGGGCAAAACTTAAAGACGAGTCGGCTCTTTTGCTGTTACTGATCGCTATTGCGGCTTGCGCAATAGCAGTGACGATGCACGCCGATCTGGAAAATCATTGGCTGTTATGGATAGGGGCCGCAAGCATGGGGCTTACCGCGGCAGGCACGAACGCAATAGCGATGAGCATGCTGGTAAGGGACCCGAAATTTGGTCCGGTAACGATCACATCCGGATATGTCTCGGTTGGATTCTTCAGCGGTTTTGCACTGGGTCCGCCGCTTTTCGGCGTTTTGTCGAGTTCTTCCCCGGATATGTCGTCTGGGTGGGTCGTGCTCATTGGCGTGCTCATGGCCGCGTGCCTCACGGTACTGGCGCTCGCTTCTGCCCGTCGACGGAAGACTCAGGCGTTAGCAGTTGCAGCCAGCCACGGCCAGCGTACTTCCACCGTGAAGATGTAA